Proteins from a single region of Clupea harengus chromosome 5, Ch_v2.0.2, whole genome shotgun sequence:
- the zgc:172271 gene encoding saxiphilin-like: protein MKAACVIVIIIICASQTSGKKMRWCTVSETEQKKCAELSKALVAVLPPAAVNAFARLSCVRAYSTADCIDKIRANRADLVTLDAGEVYTAVKQFGLTAIAKEIYSDGGCILAVAVVKNSSEGLDMRSLQGRRSCHSGARWTAGWSLPLGHLLSRNLLPWPEEQPFSQAVSHFFNASCVPGAASLTPKLCGLCQGQRSYVRHRNFHCETSHSEPFYNNQGALRCLKTGAGEVAFVDHTALSSIEESERGEYRLLCTDGLSAPLSDFRRCNLGRGPGGGVVTRNNYRKIARKFLTAITMVFGLRGRERQRFQLFDSKPFGSSDLLFKDVTEKLAILPDDIDISQVLGLDYVALLKGLGHEGSSLEDSVVRWCCISHAEQKKCERWALSIKSDPLVCVKAASMSDCIEKIKRDEVDAVSLDATHIFIAGRCGLVPVVTEYYGEKCEPSAGSTHFETEDMPPVWAVALVRRSSKNVFLGNLGGRRSCHGHMYSPAGWLLPVRHPLSHEHNSSSGCNPNKVYSKVFWKGCLPGSRDNLCKVCMGGTEEAATKRCADNHNERYYGNMGALRCLVGDPSGKSYGDVAFLEHHNLENNILRLNSTGWAEGWLSWDFELLCGSGGRAPLSDWQNCNLGAVPPNTVMTRPVLTTRIYDFLIKSQETLATHPDSEFQLFESQEYGESDLLFKDATSCLVHTSHMDYRTILGEEFYRQAEAVFNCTRADILEFCNQDVCSIF, encoded by the exons ATGAAAGCTGCGTGTGTTATtgtaatcatcatcatatgCGCCTCTCAGACCTCGG GTAAGAAGATGAGGTGGTGCACAGTGTCAGAGACGGAGCAGAAGAAGTGTGCTGAGCTGTCCAAGGCTCTGGTGGCTGTTCTGCCTCCGGCGGCCGTGAATGCTTTCGCCAGGCTGTCCTGTGTGAGGGCCTACAGCACGGCCGACTGCATTGACAAAATCAGG GCGAATCGTGCAGACCTAGTGACGTTGGATGCAGGGGAGGTCTACACTGCTGTCAAACAGTTTGGCCTCACTGCCATAGCAAAAGAAATCTACAGTGATG GTGGCTGTATCCTTGCGGTGGCTGTAGTGAAGAACAGCAGTGAGGGGCTGGATATGCGCTCTCTACAGGGCCGCAGGAGCTGCCACAGTGGGGCTCGCTGGACAGCCGGCTGGAGCCTCCCGCTGGGACACCTGCTGTCCCGAAACCTGCTGCCCTGGCCAGAGGAGCAGCCATTCAGCCAAG CGGTGAGTCACTTCTTCAATGCCAGCTGTGTGCCAGGGGCGGCCTCCCTAACACCTAAGCTTTGTGGCCTCTGCCAAGGTCAGAGGTCGTACGTCCGCCACCGCAACTTTCACTGTGAAACATCTCACAGCGAACCCTTCTATAACAACCAAGGGGCTCTCAG atgtctaaagacaggagcaggagaggtgGCATTTGTGGACCACACTGCCCTCAGCAGCATTGAAG agagtgagagaggagagtacaGGTTGCTCTGCACAGACGGCCTGAGTGCTCCTCTTAGTGACTTCAGGAGGTGTAACCTGGGCAGGGGTCCCGGAGGGGGAGTCGTCACACGCAATAACTACCGCAAGATTGCCCGCAAATTCCTCACAGCaataacg ATGGTGTTTGGCTTGcgaggaagggagagacagcgATTCCAGCTGTTTGACTCAAAGCCGTTTGGCTCCAGCGACCTGCTCTTCAAGGATGTAACAGAGAAGCTAGCCATCCTGCCTGATGACATTGACATCAGTCAGGTGCTCGGCCTGGACTATGTGGCTCTTCTTAAAGGCCTGGGACATGAag gtagTTCTCTTGAGGACAGTGTAGTGCGGTGGTGCTGCATCAGCCATGCAGAGCAGAAGAAGTGTGAGCGCTGGGCTCTAAGCATCAAGTCTGacccactggtgtgtgtgaaggcggcCTCCATGAGCGACTGCATCGAGAAGATCAAG AGAGATGAAGTAGATGCTGTTTCACTGGATGCAACTCACATCTTCATTGCTGGGAGATGTGGTCTTGTTCCTGTGGTGACCGAGTACTATG GAGAGAAGTGTGAACCATCTGCGGGATCCACTCATTTTGAGACTGAAG ACATGCCCCCCGTGTGGGCTGTGGCACTGGTGCGGCGCTCCAGCAAGAATGTGTTTTTGGGGAACCTGGGGGGCCGGCGCTCCTGTCATGGCCACATGTACAGCCCTGCTGGCTGGCTGCTGCCTGTCAGGCACCCCCTCAGCCATGAACACAACAGCAGCTCCGGCTGCAACCCCAACAAAG TATACTCTAAGGTCTTCTGGAAGGGTTGCCTTCCTGGCTCTCGGGATAACCTCTGTAAGGTCTGCATGGGAGGAACAGAGGAGGCAGCTACTAAACGTTGTGCTGATAACCACAATGAACGTTACTATGGAAACATGGGTGCTTTGAG GTGCCTTGTGGGAGATCCCAGTGGAAAGAGTTATGGGGATGTGGCTTTCCTGGAACACCACAACTTGGAGAACAACATCCTGC GGCTGAACTCCACTGGCTGGGCAGAGGGCTGGCTGTCCTGGGACTTTGAGCTGCTGTGTGGGTCAGGTGGCCGTGCCCCCCTCTCTGACTGGCAGAACTGTAATCTGGGAGCAGTGCCACCCAATACGGTCATGACTCGACCTGTTCTTACCACCCGCATCTATGACTTTCTCATCAAGTCTCAG GAAACTCTGGCAACCCACCCAGACTCAGAGTTTCAACTGTTTGAGTCTCAGGAGTATGGGGAGAGTGATTTGCTCTTCAAAGATGCCACAAGCTGCCTGGTCCACACCAGCCACATGGACTACCGCACTATCCTTGGAGAGGAGTTTTATAGGCAAGCTGAAGCAGTCTTCAACTGCACACGCGCAG ATATTTTGGAGTTTTGCAACCAGGATGTTTGCAGTATTTTCTGA
- the sirt4 gene encoding NAD-dependent protein lipoamidase sirtuin-4, mitochondrial: MMTTTWRHLPRYLVMRRGAFSSSACMGAVNFVPASRSIDPSDLERLRAFVSRARRLFVITGAGLSTESGIPDYRSEGVGLYARTDRRPMQHVEFLRSAKARQRYWARNYMGWPQFSSYRPNSAHLSLREWEAQEKVHWLVTQNVDALHFKAGHQRFTELHGCTHRVVCLGCGVLTVREDLQKRFTEMNPAWAVEAGAVAPDGDVFLEDEQVLNFRVPSCQNCGGILKPEVTFFGDSVSRSTVQFVHDRLAESDAMLVAGSSLQVYSAYRFLLAANESKIPVAILNIGPTRADHMAELRVSARCGEVLPVIQPC; this comes from the exons ATGATGACGACGACATGGAGACACCTGCCGCGGTACTTGGTTATGAGAAGGGGTGCCTTCTCTTCCTCGGCATGTATGGGGGCTGTGAATTTTGTGCCCGCCAGCCGCTCCATTGACCCCAGCGATTTGGAACGGCTTCGGGCTTTTGTGTCAAGGGCACGACGTCTCTTCGTTATCACTGGCGCTGGACTTTCCACCGAGTCAGGAATCCCAGATTACCGCTCAGAAGGAGTAGGTTTGTACGCGCGAACTGATCGGCGGCCCATGCAGCATGTCGAGTTCCTGCGTAGTGCCAAAGCACGACAGCGCTACTGGGCGCGCAACTATATGGGGTGGCCACAATTC TCCTCATATAGACCGAACTCTGCCCACTTGTCTCTGCGGGAATGGGAAGCACAGGAAAAAGTACACTGGTTGGTCACTCAAAATGTGGACGCGCTGCATTTCAAAGCTGGTCACCAACGTTTTACAGAGCTGCACGGCTGTACACACAG GGTGGTGTGTTTAGGTTGTGGGGTCCTTACAGTCCGAGAGGACCTGCAGAAGCGCTTCACAGAGATGAACCCTGCCTGGGCAGTTGAAGCGGGGGCAGTAGCACCAGATGGAGATGTCTTTCTGGAAGACGAACAGGTGCTGAACTTCAGAGTGCCCTCCTGCCAGAACTGCGGAGGTATCCTAAAGCCAGAGGTCACTTTCTTTGGAGATTCAGTCAGCCGGTCAACTGTGCAATTTGTGCATGATAGGCTGGCAGAGTCGGATGCAATGCTGGTGGCGGGCTCCTCTCTGCAG GTGTATTCAGCGTACCGCTTCCTCCTTGCTGCCAATGAGAGCAAGATACCTGTTGCCATCCTGAACATCGGACCCACCAGAGCAGATCACATGGCAGAGCTGCGAGTGAGTGCCCGTTGTGGAGAGGTGCTTCCTGTTATACAGCCTTGTTGA
- the c5h1orf74 gene encoding UPF0739 protein C1orf74 homolog translates to MDLFTNVARQFLCVGKKIKALSQSACLDLAAQLLAIDLGLKPAVLYDINGACPEQVHHYLSALQEKGVVSSALHTVALGGNVFIVNLDQIILHLKGLLLGGSLVVIDVCPSHVQPVACGIKCGGTEDMVKAMLGYFTMASVNQERHSILEMGEDLLQKWNLCTLFGVLLGYPATYWFDQDKSFDNCLSLVPLLVTKVSPIWQTGYGQHQFCLFSFSIPEVLWPKAEAAFESWTQNLRQQFKRQAAFTELNISKTKISLPAVAL, encoded by the coding sequence ATGGATTTGTTTACTAACGTTGCAAGACAGTTTTTATGCGTGGGGAAAAAGATAAAAGCTCTCTCCCAGTCAGCCTGTTTAGATTTGGCTGCTCAGCTACTGGCCATAGATTTGGGTCTTAAGCCTGCAGTCTTATATGACATCAATGGTGCCTGCCCGGAGCAAGTCCATCATTATCTGAGCGCTTTGCAGGAGAAGGGTGTTGTATCTTCTGCACTCCACACAGTAGCGCTTGGTGGCAACGTCTTTATAGTTAACCTCGACCAGATCATTCTGCACTTGAAGGGACTGCTTCTGGGGGGTAGTCTGGTGGTCATTGATGTTTGTCCTTCACATGTACAGCCTGTTGCCTGTGGCATCAAGTGCGGTGGGACTGAGGACATGGTCAAAGCTATGCTGGGCTATTTTACTATGGCATCAGTGAATCAAGAAAGACACTCGATTCTTGAGATGGGAGAAGACTTGCTCCAAAAGTGGAACCTTTGCACTCTCTTTGGAGTTCTCCTGGGATACCCTGCCACTTACTGGTTTGACCAAGACAAAAGCTTTGACAATTGCCTGAGTCTGGTGCCTCTCTTGGTAACCAAAGTTTCACCAATATGGCAAACAGGTTATGGACAGCATCAGTTTTGCCTTTTCTCCTTCAGTATCCCAGAGGTCCTGTGGCCAAAGGCAGAAGCAGCATTTGAGAGCTGGACTCAAAATCTGCGGCAGCAATTCAAGAGACAGGCAGCCTTTACTGAGCTCAACATATCCAAAACGAAGATCTCATTACCTGCAGTAGCCCTCTAA